The Micromonospora sp. NBC_01740 genome includes a window with the following:
- a CDS encoding pectate lyase family protein, producing the protein MRTSRRRTTLLTAAASAALLAAGALTTGTAPASAAPTGLVGWATQNGGTTGGSGNPVTVTSASALTSAVGSSSAAVIRVSGTISCSGMLRVRSNKTILGNPGATISGCGFNINGDRNVIIRNLTFRNWNDDAINVQESATNIWIDHNSFTNGNDGAVDIKRGSDFITVSWNRVYDHDKSMLLGHSDSNGSQDTGHLRVTYHHNWFDESTQRHPRVRFGNPVHVFNNYYDSNGGYGVASTENAGVLVEGNYFENVDDPYHLGEGDSGPGTLVARNNHFVNSGSGQAGGSVRAIPYSYTLDAASSVKSIVTGGAGAGRIQV; encoded by the coding sequence GGCGCTGACCACGGGCACCGCACCCGCCTCGGCCGCCCCCACCGGGCTGGTCGGCTGGGCCACCCAGAACGGCGGCACCACCGGCGGCAGTGGCAACCCCGTCACCGTCACCAGCGCCTCCGCCCTGACCAGCGCGGTCGGCTCCAGCAGCGCGGCGGTGATCCGCGTCTCCGGCACCATCTCCTGCTCCGGCATGCTGCGGGTGCGGTCCAACAAGACCATCCTCGGCAACCCCGGCGCGACCATCTCCGGCTGCGGCTTCAACATCAACGGCGACCGCAACGTCATCATCCGGAACCTGACCTTCCGGAACTGGAACGACGACGCGATCAACGTGCAGGAGTCGGCCACCAACATCTGGATCGACCACAACAGCTTCACCAACGGCAACGACGGCGCGGTCGACATCAAGCGGGGCTCGGACTTCATCACCGTGTCGTGGAACCGGGTCTACGACCACGACAAGTCGATGCTGCTCGGGCACAGCGACAGCAACGGCAGCCAGGACACCGGCCACCTGCGGGTGACCTACCACCACAACTGGTTCGACGAGAGCACCCAGCGCCACCCCCGGGTCCGCTTCGGCAACCCGGTCCACGTGTTCAACAACTACTACGACAGCAACGGCGGCTACGGCGTGGCCTCCACGGAGAACGCCGGGGTGCTCGTCGAGGGCAACTACTTCGAGAACGTCGACGACCCGTACCACCTCGGTGAGGGCGACTCCGGGCCGGGCACGCTGGTCGCCCGGAACAACCACTTCGTCAACTCCGGCAGCGGCCAGGCCGGCGGCAGCGTCCGGGCCATCCCGTACTCGTACACCCTGGACGCCGCGAGCAGCGTGAAGTCCATCGTCACGGGCGGCGCGGGCGCGGGTCGGATCCAGGTGTGA